A stretch of DNA from Cytophagia bacterium CHB2:
CGCGCCCAGCGATGATTTGCGCAAATGGTTCGGCCATGAGCCGGCGAAATGGGCGGAATTCAAGCAGCGCTACTTCGCCGAATTGCGCAATAAACAAGATTCGGTTGCGGCACTTCGCCAACATGCCCGCGCCGGGGCCGTGACGTTGGTGTACAGCGCAAAAGATGAAAAGCATAATAATGCAATGGCGTTGTTGGAATATCTTCAATCCCAGCCTTAATCAATCGCCCGGGCGGTGGAAATCCGTTCCCGGAGTTGCGCTTGCGACTTCATGCCAAATGGTGTTATATTTTGATCGCGCCGCACCGGTGAATCTGGGCGCGACCTGATTGTATCATTTGAATCAATTTTATTCATGGAATAGACATATGCCTCTCACAGCCGATGACATCCGAAAAATGATCGCCGCCGGTGAAGGCCAGACACTCGAATTCAAACGCGACGTTTCTCAACGCAGCGATACTGCCGGCGAGCTGATTGCCTTTGCGAACACGACTGGCGGAACCCTGTTGGTCGGCGTAACTGATAATGGACAGATCATTGGCGTCTCTGATGTGGATGCCACGATGAACGCCCTGGCCAACATCTCGCGCGACAATTGCCGGCCCTCGCTTTATCCCGTGATCGAGCGTGTGGATCTCAACGGCATTCCCGTTGTCGCAGTGCGGGTGGAAAAACGCGCCGGCCCGCCCTATGAAAATAACAGCGACCAATGCTATGTCCGCGCCGGGGCGAGCAAGCAGCTTGCTTCGCCGCAGCAGCGCGCACGCATGCTGCAACAATCCGGGCTTTATCATTTCGACGAAACACCGGTCGCGGGAACGGCGCTGGCTGATTTGGATCATGAGGCCTTTCAAAAATATTTCGAGAAAATTTCCCGCCAACCGATCTCAGCAGCAGGCATTTCCATTGAACTGTTGTTGGAGCGCACGCGTGTCGCCACAACCGTGGATGAGACGCAGAGATTAACGGTTGCCGGTTTGCTCGTTTTTGGCCGCGAGCCGCA
This window harbors:
- a CDS encoding DUF488 domain-containing protein, with protein sequence MKLPIKTKRIYDAPAADDGFRILVDRLWPRGVKKENAQIALWLKEIAPSDDLRKWFGHEPAKWAEFKQRYFAELRNKQDSVAALRQHARAGAVTLVYSAKDEKHNNAMALLEYLQSQP